One Dromiciops gliroides isolate mDroGli1 chromosome 3, mDroGli1.pri, whole genome shotgun sequence DNA segment encodes these proteins:
- the LOC122746859 gene encoding mitochondrial chaperone BCS1 isoform X1 produces MPLSDFVLALKDNPYFGAGFGLVGVGTALALARKGAQLGLVAFRRHYMITLEVPGRDRSYTWLLSWLARHGSRTQHLSVETSYLQHESGHITTKFDFVPSPGNHFIWYRGKWIRVERNREKQMIDLQTGTPWESVTFTALGTDRKIFCSILQEAKELALQQQEGKTVMYTAMGSEWRPFGHPRRRRPLRSVVLEKGLAERILQDIREFINNPKWYSDRGIPYRRGYLLYGPPGCGKSSFITALAGELEHSICLLSLTDSSLSDDRLNHLLSVAPQQSLVLLEDVDAAFLSRDLAKDNPAKYQGLGRLTFSGLLNALDGVASTEARIVFMTTNYINRLDPALVRPGRVDLKEYVGYCSHWQLSQMFQRFYPEEPMSVAESFAERALSAKCQLSAAQVQGHFMLFKNDPKGALQHAEVLAETPAGLTSNQ; encoded by the exons ATGCCCCTGTCTGACTTCGTGCTGGCCCTGAAGGACAACCCCTACTTTGGGGCCGGCTTCGGCCTGGTGGGCGTGGGTACGGCCCTGGCCCTGGCCCGCAAGGGTGCCCAGTTGGGCCTGGTGGCTTTCCGACGCCACTACATGATCACCCTGGAGGTCCCCGGCCGGGACCGCAGCTACACGTGGCTGCTGAGCTGGCTGGCCCGGCATGGCTCCCGCACCCAGCACCTGAGCGTGGAGACCTCCTACCTGCAGCACGAGAGCGGCCACATAACCACCAAGTTCGACTTCGTCCCCAGCCCGGGGAACCACTTCATTTG GTACCGGGGCAAATGGATCCGGGTAGAACGAAACCGGGAGAAACAAATGATTGACCTGCAGACGGGGACTCCCTGGGAGTCGGTCACTTTCACAGCTCTGGGCACAGATCGCAAAATTTTCTGTAGTATCTTACAGGAAG CCAAGGAGCTGGCCCTGCAGCAACAAGAAGGGAAGACAGTGATGTACACAGCTATGGGCTCAGAGTGGAGACCATTTGGTCATCCTAGACGCCGCAGGCCCCTCAGATCTGTGGTGCTTGAGAAGGGCCTGGCTGAGCGTATCCTCCAAGATATCCGAGAATTCATCAATAACCCCAAGTGGTACAGCGATAGAG GCATTCCCTACCGGCGAGGTTACCTATTGTACGGGCCCCCTGGCTGTGGAAAAAGCAGCTTTAT CACAGCTCTGGCTGGAGAACTGGAACACAGCATCTGTCTACTTAGCCTTactgactcaagtctctctgaTGACCGATTGAACCACTTGCTGAGTGTGGCCCCACAGCAGAGCCTGGTGCTACTGGAGGATGTAGATGCAGCTTTCCTCAGCCGCGACTTAGCAAAAGACA ATCCAGCAAAGTACCAAGGACTAGGACGTCTGACCTTCAGTGGGCTGCTCAATGCCTTGGATGGCGTGGCCTCCACGGAGGCACGAATCGTCTTCATGACGACCAATTATATTAACAg GCTGGACCCTGCTCTGGTACGTCCAGGTCGTGTGGACCTGAAGGAGTATGTTGGCTATTGTTCGCACTGGCAGCTGTCCCAGATGTTCCAGAGGTTCTACCCAGAAGAACCCATGTCTGTGGCTGAATCCTTTGCTGAACGAGCCCTGTCTGCCAAGTGCCAGCTCAGTGCTGCTCAGGTGCAAGGCCACTTCATGCTCTTTAAGAATGACCCCAAGGGGGCTTTGCAGCATGCTGAGGTTCTTGCTGAGACCCCAGCAGGCTTAACATCAAACCAATAA
- the RNF25 gene encoding E3 ubiquitin-protein ligase RNF25 has protein sequence MARSMEALLRAAPNRRPAASGPTEDPGVYGRLVTAAGRRPLGLSASWPTGRHFRFRRRQQEEMAAAAAAAGEEDWVLPSEVEVLESIYLDELQVVQGNGRSSPWEICITLHPATAEDQDSQFVCFTLVLLVPAQYPNEVPKISIRNPRGLSDEQIHKISQALSCVAEAGLGTAVLYELIEKGKEILTDNNIPHGQCVICLYGFQEKEAFTKTPCYHYFHCHCLARYIQHMEQELLAQKEEQQQHPGSPVEQGVGVQCPVCRELLVYDLDTLQAAPPPQHPLEPYQPDAESLRQQEERRRLYERQQQRGGIIDPEAERNRYFISLQQPSPVEPEVALDASKGSQPPGAPATALPTPQDSLPAAPQHTRERISGAGPSQQGPNELQRAERDTSRACRTPGQQSEQRDLRGSGNSAPKGSSCTQELPPPEGPFKEPTDLKPEPQSQRVEGPTKEKGAGGWQGAPNRRNWECGRWERSKGRPPGSSYPRLPRGRGAYRPSARREPPGLEPEEGS, from the exons ATGGCCCGCTCCATGGAGGCACTTCTGCGGGCAGCTCCGAACCGTCGCCCCGCAGCCTCAGGCCCCACCGAGGACCCCGGCGTCTACGGTCGCCTAGTAACGGCGGCGGGCCGCCGGCCCCTCGGCCTCTCCGCCTCCTGGCCTACGGGAAGGCACTTCCGGTTCCGGCGCAGGCAGCAGGAGGAGATGGCGGCGGCCGCGGCAGCAGCCGGGGAGGAGGACTG GGTTCTACCCTCTGAAGTGGAGGTGCTGGAGTCTATCTACCTGGATGAATTACAGGTGGTTCAAGGAAATGGAAG GTCTTCACCATGGGAGATCTGCATCACTCTGCACCCTGCCACAGCTGAAGACCAGGATTCACAATTTGTCTGCTTTACCTTGGTGTTGCTGGTCCCTGCACAG TATCCCAATGAGGTGCCTAAGATCTCTATCCGGAACCCCCGTGGGCTCTCAGATGAACAGATCCACAA GATCTCACAGGCACTGAGTTGTGTGGCTGAGGCTGGACTGGGCACTGCTGTACTCTATGAACTCATTGAG aaggggaaggagatccTCACAGACAACAATATTCCACATGGCCAGTGTGTCATCTGTCTCTATGGCTTCCAG gaAAAGGAAGCTTTCACTAAGACCCCCTGTTACCACTACTTCCACTGCCACTGCCTTGCTCGCTATATCCAGCACATGGAGCAAGAACTGTTGGCTCAGAAAGAGGAACAGCAGCAACATCCAGGTTCTCCAGTCGAGCAG GGTGTTGGTGTCCAGTGTCCAGTCTGCAGAGAACTCCTGGTATATGACCTCGACACACTACAGGCAGCTCCCCCACCTCAGCATCCTCTG GAGCCGTACCAGCCGGATGCGGAGAGCTTGAGGCAGCAGGAGGAGCGCCGGCGGCTCTATGAGAGGCAGCAGCAGCGGGGGGGCATCATAGATCCGGAAGCTGAACGGAACCGGTACTTCATCAGCCTCCAACAG CCTTCCCCCGTGGAACCTGAGGTAGCCCTGGATGCCTCCAAGGGATCTCAGCCACCAGGTGCCCCTGCCACAGCCTTACCCACCCCCCAAGACAGCCTGCCCGCTGCCCCTCAGCACACAAGAGAAAGGATCTCAGGGGCTGGGCCAAGCCAGCAGGGGCCGAATGAGCTCCAGAGAGCTGAAAGAGACACCTCCAGGGCATGCCGGACCCCTGGGCAGCAGTCAGAGCAGAGAGACCTGCGGGGAAGTGGGAACTCTGCCCCCAAAGGCTCCAGTTGTACACAAGAACTGCCTCCTCCTGAAGGGCCATTCAAAGAGCCCACGGACCTGAAGCCGGAGCCTCAGAGTCAAAGGGTTGAAGGCCCCACTAAGGAGAAGGGGGCTGGCGGCTGGCAGGGGGCCCCAAACCGCAGGAACTGGGAATGTGGTCGCTGGGAACGTTCCAAAGGCCGGCCGCCTGGCTCTTCTTACCCCCGCCTGCCTCGAGGTCGGGGAGCTTACCGGCCCAGTGCTCGGAGGGAACCTCCTGGCCTGGAACCAGAGGAGGGTTCCTAG
- the LOC122746859 gene encoding mitochondrial chaperone BCS1 isoform X2, with product MPLSDFVLALKDNPYFGAGFGLVGVGTALALARKGAQLGLVAFRRHYMITLEVPGRDRSYTWLLSWLARHGSRTQHLSVETSYLQHESGHITTKFDFVPSPGNHFIWYRGKWIRVERNREKQMIDLQTGTPWESVTFTALGTDRKIFCSILQEAKELALQQQEGKTVMYTAMGSEWRPFGHPRRRRPLRSVVLEKGLAERILQDIREFINNPKWYSDRALAGELEHSICLLSLTDSSLSDDRLNHLLSVAPQQSLVLLEDVDAAFLSRDLAKDNPAKYQGLGRLTFSGLLNALDGVASTEARIVFMTTNYINRLDPALVRPGRVDLKEYVGYCSHWQLSQMFQRFYPEEPMSVAESFAERALSAKCQLSAAQVQGHFMLFKNDPKGALQHAEVLAETPAGLTSNQ from the exons ATGCCCCTGTCTGACTTCGTGCTGGCCCTGAAGGACAACCCCTACTTTGGGGCCGGCTTCGGCCTGGTGGGCGTGGGTACGGCCCTGGCCCTGGCCCGCAAGGGTGCCCAGTTGGGCCTGGTGGCTTTCCGACGCCACTACATGATCACCCTGGAGGTCCCCGGCCGGGACCGCAGCTACACGTGGCTGCTGAGCTGGCTGGCCCGGCATGGCTCCCGCACCCAGCACCTGAGCGTGGAGACCTCCTACCTGCAGCACGAGAGCGGCCACATAACCACCAAGTTCGACTTCGTCCCCAGCCCGGGGAACCACTTCATTTG GTACCGGGGCAAATGGATCCGGGTAGAACGAAACCGGGAGAAACAAATGATTGACCTGCAGACGGGGACTCCCTGGGAGTCGGTCACTTTCACAGCTCTGGGCACAGATCGCAAAATTTTCTGTAGTATCTTACAGGAAG CCAAGGAGCTGGCCCTGCAGCAACAAGAAGGGAAGACAGTGATGTACACAGCTATGGGCTCAGAGTGGAGACCATTTGGTCATCCTAGACGCCGCAGGCCCCTCAGATCTGTGGTGCTTGAGAAGGGCCTGGCTGAGCGTATCCTCCAAGATATCCGAGAATTCATCAATAACCCCAAGTGGTACAGCGATAGAG CTCTGGCTGGAGAACTGGAACACAGCATCTGTCTACTTAGCCTTactgactcaagtctctctgaTGACCGATTGAACCACTTGCTGAGTGTGGCCCCACAGCAGAGCCTGGTGCTACTGGAGGATGTAGATGCAGCTTTCCTCAGCCGCGACTTAGCAAAAGACA ATCCAGCAAAGTACCAAGGACTAGGACGTCTGACCTTCAGTGGGCTGCTCAATGCCTTGGATGGCGTGGCCTCCACGGAGGCACGAATCGTCTTCATGACGACCAATTATATTAACAg GCTGGACCCTGCTCTGGTACGTCCAGGTCGTGTGGACCTGAAGGAGTATGTTGGCTATTGTTCGCACTGGCAGCTGTCCCAGATGTTCCAGAGGTTCTACCCAGAAGAACCCATGTCTGTGGCTGAATCCTTTGCTGAACGAGCCCTGTCTGCCAAGTGCCAGCTCAGTGCTGCTCAGGTGCAAGGCCACTTCATGCTCTTTAAGAATGACCCCAAGGGGGCTTTGCAGCATGCTGAGGTTCTTGCTGAGACCCCAGCAGGCTTAACATCAAACCAATAA